From the genome of Metarhizium brunneum chromosome 4, complete sequence, one region includes:
- the DCW1_5 gene encoding Mannan endo-1,6-alpha-mannosidase DCW1, with translation MKLPSSPLMLLAAGRLSVAASVFSLDSDDEIKKSASILAWDMLQYYHGNESGGTPGILPGPPPAGDYYWWEGGAMWGTLIQYWALTGDSTYNNIIMQAMQFQVGEGQDYMPRNVTASLGNDDQAFWGMAAMLAAENKFPDPPANRPGWLGLAQAVFNTQASPQRHDSTCGGGLRWQIPFTNNGYGYKNSIANGCFFNMAARLARYTGDTKYSDWAEKTWDWVEKTGFIDPKNYAIYDGANVAHQCKDINKVQYSYNNAIFAEGAAFMYNITNGDPMWGDRLDKLINYGLKTFFPHDVAVEISCELNDGCKTDMFTYKGFVHRWYAIITQIAPFTAERILPVLQKSAQAAVAQCTGGANGRQCGLKWADGKYDGRTGVGQEMSVLAAVQSLLIGKARPPVTHDSGGTSAGNPDGGQGDGSVMPNQKTVTAGDRAGASIITILLLGGACGMFGWMSYEASGP, from the exons ATGAAGTTGCCATCGTCTCCTTTAATGCTGCTGGCCGCTGGTCGCCTGAGTGTTGCAGCGTCTGTCTTTTCGCTCGACTCTGATG ACGAAATTAAAAAGTCAGCCAGCATACTGGCCTGGGACATGCTTCAATATTATCACGGCAACGAATCCGGAGGCACGCCCGGAATCCTTCCCGGaccgccgccggccggcgACTATTATTGGTGGGAAGGCGGAGCCATGTGGGGCACCCTCATCCAGTATTGGGCCTTGACTGGCGACTCGACTtacaacaacatcatcatgcAGGCCATGCAGTTCCAGGTCGGAGAGGGCCAGGACTACATGCCGCGTAATGTGACGGCCTCTCTGGGGAACGATGACCAGGCCTTCTGGGGCATGGCTGCCATGCTGGCCGCAGAGAATAAGTTTCCCGACCCCCCAGCCAACCGCCCTGGATggcttggccttgcgcaGGCCGTCTTTAACACGCAGGCGAGTCCTCAGCGACACGACAGCACATGTGGCGGAGGACTTCGATGGCAGATTCCCTTTACTAATAATGGTTATGGCTATAAAAATA GCATCGCCAACGGctgcttcttcaacatggcgGCCAGGCTTGCCCGCTACACAGGAGACACCAAATACTCCGACTGGGCAGAAAAGACGTGGGACTGGGTTGAGAAAACCGGCTTCATCGATCCTAAAAACTATGCCATCTATGACGGGGCCAACGTTGCCCATCAGTGCAAGGACATCAACAAAGTCCAGTACTCGTACAACAACGCCATTTTCGCCGAGGGCGCGGCGTTTATGTACAATATC ACAAACGGCGACCCAATGTGGGGAGACAGACTCGACAAGCTCATCAACTACGGCCTCAAGACCTTTTTCCCCCATGACGTTGCTGTCGAAATCTCATGTGAGCTCAACGACGGCTGTAAAACAGACATGTTTACGTACAAGGGCTTTGTGCACCGCTGGTATGCAATAATCACGCAGATTGCGCCTTTTACAGCAGAGCGCATCCTCCCCGTGCTCCAGAAGTCGGCACAAGCTGCGGTCGCACAGTGCACAGGCGGCGCCAACGGCCGGCAGTGCGGTCTGAAATGGGCAGACGGCAAGTATGACGGCAGGACGGGGGTCGGGCAAGAGATGAGTGTGCTGGCAGCCGTGCAGAGTTTGCTGATTGGCAAGGCGAGGCCGCCTGTGACCCATGATTCGGGCGGTACCAGTGCGGGTAACCCGGATGGTGGTCAGGGCGACGGATCGGTGATGCCGAATCAGAAGACTGTTACGGCGGGTGATAGGGCTGGTGC